Genomic DNA from Candidatus Kapaibacterium sp.:
TGCATCCGGCTGCGTTTGAAGGCTTTTTGGCATCTATCCTCCTAGAGCTTGCTCTCTCTCGGCCAGTCCCTGAACCTGTGCGTCAGGCTGCTTCCCGAATCCCTGCTGCTTATGCAGAGAAGGCACAGCAGATAGCCCAAGAGCTCCTTCGTTCTGGCGAGCGAGCTGTTGTCCTGGTAGGTGCGCATTTGCCGCGGACAGTTCACGCTTTAGCACTGGCAATCAATACTGCTCTGGGCAGTGTGGGAGAGGGGAAGGTGCTCGATCCTGCCTACACACTGCCTAACAGCTTTCCGAAAGAGTCCGAGCTAACACGCTTCCGGCAAGATTTGCGTGAAGGGCGTGTCGGTGCACTCCTCTTCGCGAACGTTAACCCAGAGTACAGCGCTGACTGGGAACTCCAGCGTCTAATTGCCACAGTACCATGGCGGATTGCACTGTCACTCTACCACGACGAGACGGCAGCTAACTGCTGGATCCACATCCCGGTCGCACACCCCTTAGAATCGTGGGGGGATGTCATGGCTGCGGATGGCAGCCTGAGTGTCCAGCAGCCGCTAATAGCTCCCCTCAACGAGGGGATTGGGTCGATACAGGATGTCCTCATCCTCCTGGCTCAGCAACTGGACACCTCGGCCTTTGCTGGGGTGAAGAGCTACTACGATTTCCTGCGTCAGCGCTGGCAATCGAACTACGGCGTTACGGATGCGCAGTGGGAGAACATCCTACGTGAGGGGGTCTTTGTACCGCCGCGGCGGCCTGTGCCAACGCTCCGCTTTTCGGCAGCAGCGCTGGCAGCGGCTATTAGTCCATCGGGACTTAGCCGGGAAGGGCTGCTTGCTATCGCCTTGCCGGCCTACGGGATTTACGACGGCTCCTTCGCTAACTGCGCCTGGCTGCAGGAGCTGCCTGACCCAGTCTCTAAGCTCGTGTGGGACAACGTTGCTGCGATGAGCCCTGGAACGGCATATCGACTCGGCCTTTCAACGGAGGACGTTGTTCAGCTTCGCGTGGGAGATGTCAGCATCAAGCTCCCAGTCTGGGTTCAGCCAGGTATGGCAGATGGGGTCATCCTAACGCAGCTCGGCTATGGACGCCGGGAGGGTGGGGAGGTACTTAGAGGAGTTGGCCAGAACACGTATCCGCTCTTGCCGCAAGGGAGGTTAAGCTATGTCGTGGTGAGCCTTGAGCCACTGAGAGAGCGATACCCCCTGGCAACGACCCAGCACCATGCTCGACTCTATGGACGCCCAATTGTCCGAGTAACGACGTTGGCTGAGTACCAGTCCCCAGAGGGCCCACGCTTTGAGGAGCCGAAGTTTCCAGGCTACCCCTCACCGGACGGCCGGTATCGCATTCCACTAACAATTGTGCCTCCATATGAGTACAAGGGCCACCGGTGGGGGATGGTGATCGACATGAATACTTGCACCGGTTGTGGGGCCTGCATCATTGCCTGTCAGGCAGAGAACAACATTCCGACAGTTGGCAAAGAGGAAGTCCGGCGGGGGAGGGAGATGCATTGGATCCGGATAGACCGGTACTACCTTGGCTCCCCAGACGCCCCATGGGTGGTGCATCAGCCGATGCTGTGTCAACACTGCGAGAATGCCCCCTGCGAAAATGTTTGCCCCGTAGCCGCAACTACTCACAGTCCAGAGGGGCTCAATGAGATGACCTACAACCGCTGCGTTGGTACTCGGTACTGCTTGAACAATTGCCCCTACAAGGTGCGTCGCTTCAACTTCCTGGATTACCATACCGACCGGCGACCACCGAAGGAGATGCTCTTCAATCCCGACGTCACTGTGCGCATGCGTGGCATTATGGAGAAGTGTACCTTCTGCGTCCAGCGCATCAACGAGGCAAAATACCATGCGAAAGATGAGGGACGAGAGCGTGTCCGGGATGGTGAAGTCCTCACAGCCTGTCAGCAAGCATGTCCTGCAGGAGCGATCATCTTCGGAGATATGAACGACCCGCAGAGCAAAGTTGCTCAGCTGCGGCTGAATGATCGTGGATACCACGTGTTAGAGGAGCTTAACGTGCGTCCATCCGTAACCTACCTTGCAAAGGTGTGGAACGTGCAGCCAGAGGAAGTCTCCCAAGTCAGAACAGCATAGCATGGCACAGATCGCTGTAGAGACTACTCCAAGGGTTGACCATGAACCCTTACGGGAGAGCCTAGTC
This window encodes:
- a CDS encoding Fe-S-cluster-containing hydrogenase is translated as MQQHLWRSLQDFTELSPSDPWEELPEPLPEAGVSRRQFLKLASLGTAMAAIAAGCRRPDHKLVPAVAAPEYQIPGLPLFYATAFQHKNAAYGLVAKCREGRPIKLEGNERHPMSLGASSAYAQALLYTLYDPDRIRRVRMGKQRSTPLKAALQAIAEKLQQVQQQGKLCYLCIEEHCSPSYDALLQELQRRFSWLRVVVLPSFLADTAAALNAEVLGIPAEFVPHLGRADYILSVEADFLGIDRYAVWHTHNFAQRRRLQSRQDTMNRLVAVEALMTLTGTNADSRLRMHPAAFEGFLASILLELALSRPVPEPVRQAASRIPAAYAEKAQQIAQELLRSGERAVVLVGAHLPRTVHALALAINTALGSVGEGKVLDPAYTLPNSFPKESELTRFRQDLREGRVGALLFANVNPEYSADWELQRLIATVPWRIALSLYHDETAANCWIHIPVAHPLESWGDVMAADGSLSVQQPLIAPLNEGIGSIQDVLILLAQQLDTSAFAGVKSYYDFLRQRWQSNYGVTDAQWENILREGVFVPPRRPVPTLRFSAAALAAAISPSGLSREGLLAIALPAYGIYDGSFANCAWLQELPDPVSKLVWDNVAAMSPGTAYRLGLSTEDVVQLRVGDVSIKLPVWVQPGMADGVILTQLGYGRREGGEVLRGVGQNTYPLLPQGRLSYVVVSLEPLRERYPLATTQHHARLYGRPIVRVTTLAEYQSPEGPRFEEPKFPGYPSPDGRYRIPLTIVPPYEYKGHRWGMVIDMNTCTGCGACIIACQAENNIPTVGKEEVRRGREMHWIRIDRYYLGSPDAPWVVHQPMLCQHCENAPCENVCPVAATTHSPEGLNEMTYNRCVGTRYCLNNCPYKVRRFNFLDYHTDRRPPKEMLFNPDVTVRMRGIMEKCTFCVQRINEAKYHAKDEGRERVRDGEVLTACQQACPAGAIIFGDMNDPQSKVAQLRLNDRGYHVLEELNVRPSVTYLAKVWNVQPEEVSQVRTA